A genomic region of Pyrus communis chromosome 14, drPyrComm1.1, whole genome shotgun sequence contains the following coding sequences:
- the LOC137714224 gene encoding uncharacterized protein gives MRDKVACFNENAVNVSHPSCSRYENTACVSPNLTPSVQNAVSCFYKITLSSTQKQLLITVSWCKNHYAQGLTIKLSDDPSAASFKLNTNSRIFRKKKGTKVIESDNLKTEIFWDLSRAKYDVIGPEPVEGFYILVMIDSEIGLVLGDMAGEAVSKKFKTSGVAKASLVSRQEHCSGNALYSTRAQFSDTGIEHDILIKYSGENEGLKHPVLSVCIDKKTVIRVKRLQWNFRGNQTIFVDGLLVDLMWDVHNWFFNPSSRYAVFMFRTRRGTDSRLWLEEKMVHKEDDKVEFSLLMYACKIS, from the coding sequence ATGAGAGACAAAGTTGCTTGTTTCAATGAAAATGCAGTAAATGTGTCTCATCCTTCATGTTCTAGGTATGAAAACACTGCTTGTGTTTCTCCAAACTTAACTCCTTCAGTCCAAAATGCAGTCTCATGCTTCTACAAAATCACTCTCTCCTCCACTCAAAAGCAGCTTTTGATCACAGTCTCCTGGTGCAAAAACCACTACGCACAAGGCTTGACCATTAAGCTTTCTGACGATCCCTCAGCAGCATCCTTCAAGTTGAACACGAATTCGCGTATCTTCAGAAAGAAGAAAGGCACCAAAGTCATCGAATCTGATAATTTGAAGACAGAAATCTTTTGGGATCTCTCTAGAGCAAAGTATGATGTTATTGGTCCTGAACCGGTTGAGGGTTTTTACATTTTGGTCATGATTGATTCAGAAATAGGCCTAGTTCTTGGTGACATGGCCGGAGAAGCTGTAAGCAAGAAGTTCAAGACCAGTGGTGTTGCGAAAGCCTCTCTTGTTTCGAGGCAAGAGCATTGTTCCGGAAATGCTCTTTATTCCACCAGAGCTCAATTCAGTGACACAGGCATTGAACATGACATTTTGATAAAATATAGTGGGGAAAATGAAGGCTTAAAACATCCGGTTTTATCCGTTTGCATCGATAAAAAGACGGTCATTCGAGTGAAGAGGCTGCAGTGGAATTTTAGAGGGAATCAGACAATTTTTGTTGATGGGTTGCTTGTTGATCTGATGTGGGATGTTCATAACTGGTTCTTCAATCCTTCATCAAGGTATGCAGTGTTCATGTTCAGAACAAGACGTGGGACGGATAGCAGATTGTGGTTGGAAGAGAAGATGGTGCACAAGGAGGACGACAAAGTTGAATTCTCCTTGTTGATGTATGCCTGTAAGATCTCATAA